The Papaver somniferum cultivar HN1 chromosome 6, ASM357369v1, whole genome shotgun sequence genome segment GCTGGTGCATGCCGATAGTTTTTGGGTTTGGGGGGTCACATTCTTGTAATTTTAAAATCTTAATTAGTAGTGAAGtaaatatttattttgtttagaGCTTTTTGCAGGCATTCTTTCTTGTATATGGCCACAGCTCTAGTATAGTCAGTCACCTGTAGCTCTAGAAAACTGTCTAATCAGTTTATCTCGGAAATCTAATTATAATTTCTTCAATTAGTGTTCCTTCCAAATGGCAAATCTGAGATCTCAGAAGTTACTCTTTCAACTGTGCTGTAATTTTTGTTTGAACAGGGTAAGCCCATAAATCCGAATCATTTCGTCTGTCCATAAATGAAAAAGACACTAAGAACACCCACTGTACAATTCAGTTGTTTGTTCACTTCAAAATACATACATACTGCAACAACTCTTGCAATTTGAAGAATGGGTATTGCAGAAATTGTTCTGCCTTGCACAATTCTGTATAATTCGTCAGTTTTGAGTAGTTCCGGCACCAGAAAACCATTACCAacaaaagttcgttcaaagattTCTGTGAAAAATGTAGAAACATCTAAGAACCCATTTACATGGAACTCTAATATCAGAACTCGAATtgaaaataatcaacatgaaGAAGCTCTGAACCTGTACTTCTCTATgctgaaagaaaatattcctccTGATGAATACACATTTCCTTTAGTTGTTAAAGCTTGTTCTCTTCTTAAGGTGATTAAAGAAGGGAAGCAAATTCATAGTCATGTTTTAAAGTATGGATTTCATGATGTCTTTGTTCAGAATGCTCTCCTCTCTATGTATGCTAAATGTGGGCGTATAGGGATTGCTCGAAAGGTGTTCAACGAAATGATTGATAGAAATATTGTTTCATGGAATTCAATTATTGCTGGATACGCAAAGTGTGCTCCGGGTTTGGAGTTAGAAGCTGTTGCGCTTTATATTCTTATGCTGAATAGAGGAGTTTGGCCAGATGCGTCTTCTTTTACTGTTCTGTTTAGTGCTTGCGGGTCGGCTTTAGCCGTTAAAGAAGCTGCCcagattcattctcatgttaTTAAGCTTGGGTTTGAGTGCAATACATTGATTAACAATGGTATGATTGATGCGTACGTGAAGTGTGGGTTAGTAGATGCTGCATTTGTGTTATACAATAAAACGAATGAACCGGAAGTGGTTTCTGGCAATGCTTTAATGACCGGTTTAATTAGGAAGGGTGACCTTGATTCTGCTAAAACATTGTTTAACAAAATGGATGTCAGGAATGTGGTCTCGTGGAATGTGATGATCTCTGGTTATGTGCTGAATGGGTTGTGTAACGAAGCATTGGATGCATTTCGCAGGATGAAGCTTGAGGGGATTAGTCCAAATTCCAGAACTATTGTCAGTTTACTTTCTGCTTGTTCACTAGCTGGATCACTAACTTTGGGACAATGGGTTCATTCGTACGGTGACAGTAGAGGTTTGGTTGGTTCTAATCAACTTGTTAAGTCAGCTTTGGTTAACATGTATTCAAAATGTGGGGATATTGAAAGTGCTCGACAGGTTTTTAAGAGCATGGTGAAGAAAGATGTTGTTGCTTGGGGTGTTATGATCGAGGGGCTTGCATTACATGGGCAAGGAGAAGAGGCTTTGGAACTATTTCATGAAATGCTTAAAGAAGGGGTTAAACCAGACGAGCTCACCTTCATTGGCTTGTTGAATGCTTGTAGACA includes the following:
- the LOC113288671 gene encoding pentatricopeptide repeat-containing protein At5g48910-like; the encoded protein is MGIAEIVLPCTILYNSSVLSSSGTRKPLPTKVRSKISVKNVETSKNPFTWNSNIRTRIENNQHEEALNLYFSMLKENIPPDEYTFPLVVKACSLLKVIKEGKQIHSHVLKYGFHDVFVQNALLSMYAKCGRIGIARKVFNEMIDRNIVSWNSIIAGYAKCAPGLELEAVALYILMLNRGVWPDASSFTVLFSACGSALAVKEAAQIHSHVIKLGFECNTLINNGMIDAYVKCGLVDAAFVLYNKTNEPEVVSGNALMTGLIRKGDLDSAKTLFNKMDVRNVVSWNVMISGYVLNGLCNEALDAFRRMKLEGISPNSRTIVSLLSACSLAGSLTLGQWVHSYGDSRGLVGSNQLVKSALVNMYSKCGDIESARQVFKSMVKKDVVAWGVMIEGLALHGQGEEALELFHEMLKEGVKPDELTFIGLLNACRHGGLVEEGLKQFRRMSVEFGIEPQLEHYTCVVDILGRSGQLNDALNIIKEMHIAPDAVVCSALLAACRMHNDMLLAESVVDKIMALDPKCSSNYVIMSNIYADRNKWEEVTRVRRKMKSMDTEKEPGCSLIEVGGAVNEFFAGASSDHPRCKEVLEKLEELMKRIKDNGYVPDTDLVLRNIPHEEKARDLYFHSEKLALAFGIMETPPKTQIRIVKNLRICKDCHSAMKLIAKVERREIIIRDRSRFHHFKDGHCSCRDFW